The segment GCGGCGCGGTCGGCCAGCACCCGCATGACCGTCGGCAGCGCGTCCGGCAGGTCCGCGAGCAGGCAGCGCTCGGCGAGCCCGGTGACCTCGGCCAGCCCCGTCGCGCCCACGGCGGCGTCCTCGGCCTTCGCCGTCGCGGCGGAGCGGACCGTGGTGCCCCAGATGCCCGCCTCGGCCACCTGGACCGCCAGCTCGGGCTCCCAGCTCAGCCGCCAGGTCTCCCGGAAGGTCCCGGTCCCGGAGCGGGACGGTATGAGCTCGCCCCAGCCGATGCCGAGCAGCCGCAGCCGGTGCAGCAGCCTGCTCCGGCCGGCGTCCGTCTCCTTTCGCAGGTCCAGCTCCACCTCCCTTTCCGCCGCCTCGCTCTTCAGCCGGAGCCGGCGCTGCTCACGGGCCAGGTCGCGGGCCAGCGGCACGGCGGGCGCGCCGTCCGGCACCCGGCCGAGGACATCGCCGACGACCAGGCGGTCGCGTATGAGGGCCAGCGGTATGTCGGAGCCGTCGCACATCACCGCCCGTACGGCGTCGGTCGTCTCGCTCAGCCCGGCGAGCGGCCGGCCGCGCATCGCGGCGAGGGTGTCGGCGAGCCGCACCGCCTCGATGACGTGTGCGGAGGACACCGGCAGGTCCTCCTCCCGCAGGAGCCCGGCGACCTTGGTCATCCAGCGGGTCACCGGCCGGTCGGGGGCGGTGAACAGATGCCGGTACCAGCCCGGCGACGCTATCCCCGCCCCGTATCCGCTCGACCTCGACAGCCGCCGGTGCGTCCACGGCACCCAGGTGATCTCGGCCTTGACCTTGGGCAGCCCCCTGAGCAGCGCCCGGTCGGCGGTGGCCGTGGTCTTCCCGGCCAGTGCCGGGACATGCCACGCCCCGCACACCACGGCCACCCGGTCGTGCTCGCGGGCGGCCTGCCGTATCCGCAGCCGCATGTGGGCCTCCCGCACCGCGTCCTCCGGGTGGCCGCCGTCCCCGTACGCCTCCCGCAGCGCCCCCATGGCCTCGCCGAGCGCCTCGAAGGCGCCCAGCGGGTCGCCCTCGGCCCCCCGGTGCTCCACGGCGTCCTCCCACCACCGCTCGGGGTCGTCGAAACCGGCGGTCTGCGCGAGCACGGCGAGCGGATCGACCCGGACGTCCTGCTCGGCGCCCTTCTCCTGTGCGCCCTCCTCCTGGGCGTCCTCGCCCTCCCTCATCGCCAGCGAGTGCGCGGCCGGGAGGTCGATGAAGCTCACCGGCACCTCCCGGGCGAGCGCCCAGCGGATCGCCGTCCACTCCGGCGAGAACTCCGCGAACGGCCAGAATCCGGCCCGCGACGGCTCGTCCACGGCGTGCGCCAGCAGGGCGACCGGCGGCCGCATCCCCTCGTCGGCGGCCAGCCCCACCACCGCGTCCGCCTCCGGCGGTCCCTCGATCAGCACGATCCCCGGCTCGTACCGGTCCAGGGCCGCGCGCACCGCCCGGGCGGACCCGGGCCCGTGATGCCGCACGCCGAGAAGAGCGGTGGTCGCGGTGGTCATCGCGACACCTCCCGGCAGGCCCGGTAGAAGTCCTTCCAGCCGTCCCGCTCGCGGACCACCGTCTCCAGGTACTCCTGCCACACCACCCGGTCCGCCGCCGGATCGCGTATCACCGCGCCCAGCAGGCCGGCCGCGACATCGCCGGCCCGCAGCACTCCGTCGCCGAAGTGCGCGGCCAGCGCCAGCCCGCTGGTCACCACCGAGATCGCCTCGGCCGTGGAGAGCGTCCCGGAGGGCGACTTGACCTTCGTACGCCCGTCGGCGGTCACTCCGCCGCGCAGCTCGCGGAAGACCGTGACGACACGGCGGATCTCGTCCGTGCCGTCCGGCAGGGCGGGCAGCTCCAGCGAGCGGCCGAGCTGGCCGACCCGGCGGGTGACGATGTCGACCTCGTCCTCCACCGACGCGGGCAGCGGCAGCACCACGGTGTTGAAGCGCCGCCGCAGCGCGCTGGACAGGTCGTTGACCCCCCGGTCGCGGTCATTGGCGGTGGCGATCAGGTTGAAGCCGCGGACGGCCTGCGTCTCGGAGCCCAGCTCCGGTATCGGCAGGGTCTTCTCGGACAGGATCGTGATCAGCGTGTCCTGCACATCCGCCGGGATGCGGGTCAGCTCCTCCACCCGCGCGATCCGGCCCTCGGCCATCGCCCGCATGACCGGGCCGGGCACCAGCGCGTCCCGGCTCGGGCCGTTCGTGAGCAGCTGCGCGTAGTTCCAGCCGTAGCGGATGGCCTCCTCCGGCGTGCCTGCGGTGCCCTGGACCAGCAGCGTCGAATCCCCGCTGACCGCTGCCGCCAGGTGTTCGGACACCCAGGTCTTGGCCGTGCCCGGCACGCCGAGCAGCAGCAGCGCCCGGTCCGTGGCCAGCGTCGTGACGGCGACCTCGACGATCCGTCGCGGGCCCACGTACTTCGGTGTGATGACCGTGCCGTCCGGGAGCACCCCGCCCAGCAGGTAGGTCGCCACCGCCCACGGCGACAGATTCCAGCGGGCGGGACGCGGCCGGTCGTCGGCCGCCGCGAGGGCCTTGAGCTCATGGGCGAACGCGTCCTCGGCATGCGGCCGGAGCGTGGTGTCGTCGACAGACATGAGTAGCCGGTCCCCCTTTTTTCACGCACGTCGAATGGAACGGACGGCCCGTCAGCCCCCGTTGTCACCGCGGGCCGTCCGTGGTTCCAACGATGCATCACAGCACTGACAATCGGCCCGGGCCCGATTGTCAGTGCCTGCCTCTACCGTCGTTGGCATGGCGGAAGAAGGAGCAGATCAACTGCGGCGGTGGACGGCGGACCAGGTTCTGGCACTGGCCCCTGACGCCTCGTCACGCAAGGCCGGGGCCCGGCTCGCGGCGCCCGCGCCCTGGTCCGGCACGGGCACGTCCGGCTCAGCGGTGTGGGGGCTGTGCGCGGGCAGCGGCGGCAGTCCGTACCGGACGGTCATCGACATGGCAGGGCCCGGCTACAAGTGCAGCTGCCCGAGCCGCAAGTTCCCCTGCAAGCACGCGCTCGGGCTGCTGCTCCTGTGGTCCGGCGACTCGGTGCCCGACGCGGCCGACCAAAATCCTGACTGGGTGACCGAGTGGCTGGACGCCCGGCGGGAGCGGGAGGAGCGGCCCGCACCCGCCTCGGCCGGGGTCGCCGATCCGGCCGCCGCCCGGCAACGGGCCGAACGGCGGGCGGTGCGGGTGGCGGCGGGGGCCGCCGAGCTCGACCGGCGGCTCGCCGATCTGCTGCGCGGCGGGCTGGCCGGCGCGGAGCGGGAGGGCTACGGGCAGTGGGACGAGGTCGCCGCACGCATGATCGACGCCCAGGCGCCGGGCCTCGCCTCGCGGGTACGGGAACTGGGCGCGGTGGTCGGCGCGGGCGGGGACTGGCCGGGCCGGCTGCTGGAGGAGGCTTCGCTGCTCCACCTGCTCACGCAGGGGTACACGCGACAGGACCGGCTTCCGGAGGCGCTGGCCGCCACGGTCCGCACCCGGGTCGGCTTCACCAGCGCCGCCGGGACGGACGCGGTACGCGACCGCTGGCTGGTCCTGGGCCGGCACGACGCCGCCGATGACCGGCTGACGACCCGTCGTATCTGGCTGCACGGCCTCTCCGCAGGACGTCCGGCCCTTCTGCTCTCCTTCGGCGCGGCCGGCCGTGCGCCCGAACTCACCCTCCCCGTCGGCCTCTGTCTCGACGCCGACCTCTCCTACCACCCCGGCGCCCGACCGCTGCGCGCCGCCCTCGGCCCCGCCCACGGCGCCCCGTCCCCGGGCACCGTCCCGCCGGGCACGGCTGTCGGGCCCGCCCTGTCCTCCTACGGCGCCGCGCTCGCCGACGACCCCTGGCTCGACGCCTGGCCCGTCGTCCTCACCGGCGTCGTCCCCATACCCGCGCCCACGGGGTGGCAGCTCGCCGACGCGGACGGCGTCGACGCCCTCCCGCTCGCGGCGCGCGCCACGCCCTGGCAGCTCGCCGCGGTCTCCGGAGGGCACCCCGTCACGGTCTTCGGTGAGCTGGGGCATCGCGGCTTCCAGCCGTTCACGGTCTGGGGGGCGGACGGGGTGGCACTGCCGCTGTGAGGGCGGGCCAAGGCAGGCCCTGAGACAGCCGAACGGACACCACGACGAAGGGAGAGTCCGACGATGACCTGGCCGGAACTGATCGGCACGGCCCTGCTGGGCACGGACCGCAGGGGCGGCGAGCCGACCGCCCTGCTGGCAACGGCGGCCACGGAGACCGTGAGACGTCGTGCGGGCCTGCGCCCGGCGACGGCGGCGGAGCGCCCGGCCCCCGCGCAGCCGGACAGCCGCCCGGCACTGCCGGACGCGGCCCGGCGACGACTGGCGCTGCTGCTGGCCGACCGCAAGGGCGCAGGCACAGGGGGGAGCCGGCGGAACGCGGCGCCGAATCTGGGAGAGCTGCTGCCGCAGTGGCTGGCGGCGGCGAACGCCCGCGGATACGGGGCGCCGCCCGCACTGCTGCCGGCGCTCCTGGACGCGGCACGGGCCCGGACGGACCTGCGGGCGGAGGCGCTCACCCTGGCGGGCCCGAGGGCGCTGTGGCTGGCGGGACTGAACCCGGACTGGCGGTACGCGCTGCGCACCGGGGCCATGGCGCCCCGGCTCGATCCCGGCGTATGGGAGGAGGGCCTCTTCGCGGAGCGCGTGGCCCACCTCGGGCGGCTGCGCGCAAGCGACCCGGAAGCGGCGCTCGCGCTGCTGCGCACGACCTGGGCGACCGAGCGGGCCGAGGACCGGCTGATGTTCGTGGACTCGCTGCGCGAGGGCCTGTCACCGGCCGACGAGCCGTTCCTGGAGCAGGCGCTGTCGGACCGGAGCCGCAATGTGCGGGCGACGGCGGCCGAGCTGCTGTCGGCGCTGCCGGGGTCGGCGCTTGGGGCGCGGATGGCGGGCCGGGCCCGCAGCTGCGTGTCGATGGCCGGGGCCGGGGAGCGGATCGTCGTGGAGGCTCCGTACGAGTGCGATGCCGCGATGGAGCGGGACGGTATCGTGCCGGTGCCCCCGGCGGGGCGCGGGGAGCGGGCCTGGTGGTTCGGGCAGCTGGTGGACGCGACGCCGCTGGCGGCGTGGCGGGAACGGTTCGGCGGCCGCACCGCGGAGCAGATCCTCGCTCTGCCGGTGGCGGACGAGTGGCAGAGCGACCTGCACGCGGCCTGGTGCCGGGCGGCGGTGCGGCAGCGGGACGCGGACTGGGCGCGGGCGCTGCTGGGGCAGGCGCCGGTCGGGGACCCGGCGAAGCTGCTGTCCGTGCTGCCGCCCCAGGAGCGTGCGGGCTGGGTGGCCCGGTTCGTGGCGTCGAACGGGCTGTCCGAGGCCTTCCAGATGCTCGCCGTGTGCGAGGTGCCCTGGGCCGGGCCGCTGGGCCGGGCGGTGGTCGACGCGCTCGACATCGCCCGGGACGCCGGGAACTACCCGTGGAGCTTCAGCGGCGTCATGGGCCTGGCCGAGCGCTGCCTGGACCCGGCCGAGGCGGACCGGGCCACGCCGCTCACGGCGATACCGGACGAGTCCGCCGACGCCACGCCCGGCGCGGGCGTCTACTGGGCGGAGGCCTTCCAGCGGCTCGTCGGGACGCTGCGGCTGCGGGCCGAGATGCTGGCCGAGCTCGGCTAGCCCACGCCTCGGGCAGCTCAGGCCTCGGCCGGCTGCCGTACGTTCGCGCGGACCCAGTCCACCGCGGCGCCCGTCGGCGTGCCCGGGGTGAAGATCTCGGCGACGCCGAGCGCCTTGAGGGGGGCGATGTCGGCGTCGGGGATGATGCCGCCGCCGAAGACCTTGATGTCGGCCGCGTCGCGCTCCCGGAGCAGGTCCAGGACCTTGGCGAACAGCGTCATGTGGGCCCCGGACAGGACGGACAGCCCGATGGCGTCGGCGTCCTCCTGGATGGCGGTGTCGACGATCTGCTCGGGGGTCTGGTGGAGGCCGGTGTAGATGACCTCCATGCCCGCGTCCCGCAGCGCCCGGGCGATGACCTTGGCCCCCCGGTCATGGCCGTCGAGCCCCGGCTTGGCCACCACGACGCGGATCGGTCCGGACACGCCCATCACTGCCTCCTCGTACGAGTAAACGAACGTTATCGCCAGCATCCACCACCTGGACAGTTTTACGAAGCGGCCGGAGGGGGAAATCACATATAGGACACGAACAAGTTCGCAACGCGTCGGGCCCGCAGACGGCACCCGTTCAGACCGGGGGCCGCGCGCGGGCCCCCGCGTTCTTCGGCACACGGGGGACAGGGACGGATCCCGGCGTGCCGTGCACGGGAGGTGGGCCATGGGCGTCCTGTCTTTCGGAGCCGCAGATCGTCTGCTGCGCCAAGCGGCATACGTACGAGCTGCCGCCGTCGAGATCGCCATCCTGACCGGGCACCTACTCCTCTATCCGACCGGCATCTTCCAGGAACGCGACGCCGAACTCGCCGAAATGCCGCGCATCCCCGCCCCCGGACCCGGCGCGCACCCGCCCGTCCTGCTCATGCACGGCTTCGTGGACAACCGCTCGGTGTTCGCACTGCTGCGCCGCTCCCTGCGCCGGCACGGCTGGACGCACGTCCAGGGGCTCAACTACTCCCCCCTCACCTGCGACATCCGCGCCGCCGCCGCGCTCCTCGGCCACCACATCGAACAGATCTGCGAACGCACCGGCCACAGCCAGGTCGACATCGTCGGCCACAGCCTCGGCGGCCTGATCGCGCGCTACTACGTACAGCGCCTCGGCGGCGACCGCCGGGTCCGCACCCTGGTCACCCTGGGCACCCCGCACTCCGGCACCCGGGCCGCACCGCTGCTCAACCCGCACCCGATCATCCGCCAGATGCGGCCCGACTCCGAGATCGTGGAGGAGCTCACCAAACCCGCCCCGGGCTGCCGCACCCGCTTTGTCGCTTTCTGGAGCGAACTCGACGAATTGATGATTCCGGTCGAAACGGCCCGTCTCGACCATGCGGATCTCAACACCCGGAATGTGCACATCGCCGGAATCGGACATCTCACCATGCCCGTGCACGCGGCCGTCGCGGCCGGCATCCGACAAGCACTGATGGGCGAGGAACTGGCTTCCGACACCGTGAACGCCGCGTAGGACGGCACAGCCCTCGAAATCGTATCGAACACAAAGCATTGCGCGTGCCCGAAACCTGCCGAAGATTGTCCCCGCCGCCCGCAGGGGGATACAGTCGCCGCTAATTCTCGTGCTGCCGAGGCGAAAGAGAAGCGGTGAACGATCCGAACTACAGCTCCTACGGGGCCGTGGGTGCCGTGTACGCGGACGACGATCCGCTCTTCGGCGCGGTGCCGGGCGGTGCGGTGCACGGCGGCGCCGTGTACACCGAGACATACGCCTACGAGGCCTACCCGGAGCAGCAGTACGCGGATTACCACCAGCAGCAGTACCAGCAGTACGCCGAGCAGCCGCAGTACGTCGAGCCCGTCCCCGAGTTCCAGGTCTACTACGAGCCGGAACCGGAACCCGAGTTCGAAGCCGAAGCTGAGTTCGAAGCCGAACCCGAGTCGTCGTACGAAGCTCACGAAGAACCCGAGCCCGAGCCCGCACCTGAGTCCGAACCCGCCGCCGAGCCCGTCCTCGGCCCGCGAAGCGCCGCGCGCAGCGCGGCCCGCAGTCGGCGCCGGAGGCCCGCCAAGCGCTCGGCGCTGCTGACCATCGCCGTGCCCTCCGTGGCCGTCATGGGCGTCGCGGCATGCGCGGCCGCCGCCGTGACCACGACCACCACCGGAGCGGGCACCACCAAGACCCAGGCCGACGGCTCCACCGGCACCACCACCAGCAAGCTCGACCAGCAGCTCGCCGGGGTCAGCCGCAAGGCCGACGACTTCGCCGAGCGGGCCAGCCGCACCCAGGAGCGCCTCGACCTCAAGGAGCGCCAGGCGGTCGAGAAACAGAAGCAGGCCGCCGCGGCCGCCGCCAAGGAAGCCGCCCGGCCCAAGGTCGTGCTCCCGGTGACGGAGAAGGGCCTCAGCGCCTACTTCGGCCAGGCCGGCGTCAACTGGATGTCGGTCCACACCGGCATCGACTTCCCGGTCAGCTACGGCACCCCCGTGATGGCCGCGACCGACGGCACCGTCCGCACCCAGTGGAACAGCTCCTACGGCAACATGGCCATAGTCACCTCCCCCGACGGCACCGAGACCTGGTACTGCCACCTCAGCAGCACCAAGATCCGCTCCGGTTCCGTCAAGGCGGGCGCGGTCATCGCCTACTCGGGCAACTCCGGCAACTCCACCGGCCCACACCTCCACTTCGAGGTGCGCCCGGCCGGCGGTGCCGCCATCGACCCCCTGCAGTGGCTGCTCGCGAAGGGCCTCGACCCCCGCTGAGACAGCCGCCCGGCCCTAGAGTTTCTCGACCGGCGCGTACCGCAGCAGCAGCCGCTTCGGCTTCTCCTCGCCGAAGTCGACCGTCGCCTCCGCCGTGTCCCCCGCGCCCTTGACCGCGACGACGGTCCCGAGCCCGAACGAGTCGTGCGTGACCCGGTCGCCGACCGTGAGCGCGACCACCGGCCGCTCCTTCGCCCCCGGCCGCCGGGTCGCGAAGCCGCTCGAACCGGCCTTGGCCCGTGCCAGCAGCGAGGGCCCGGAAGCGGCCAGCGCCGCGGCCGAGGCGGAGGAGACCGACGGAGTCGCCGAGCCGCCCGTGCGCTTCCAGTCGATCAGCGCGGGCGGGATCTCCTCCAGGAAGCGAGAGGGCGGGTTGTACGAGGGCTGCCCCCAGGCGCTGCGCATCGTGGACCGGGTGACGTAGAGCCGCTCCCTGGCACGCGTGATGCCGACGTAGGCGAGCCGGCGCTCCTCCTCCAGCTCCTTGGTCTGGCCGAGGGCGCGCATGTGCGGGAAGACGCCGTCCTCCATGCCGGTCAGGAAGACGACGGGGAATTCCAGGCCCTTGGCCGTGTGCAGCGTCATCAGCGTTATGACGCCGCCGCCTTCCTCGTCGTCCGGGATCTGGTCGGAGTCGGCGACCAGCGCGACCCGCTCCAGGAAGTCCGCCAGCGTCCCCGGCGTCGCCGGAGTTTCCGAACCCTCCTCGGCCTCGGCGGTGCGCCCCTGCTCGTACTCCAGGGCCACCGCCGCGAGCTCCTGGAGGTTCTCCACCCGGGTCTCGTCCTGCGGGTCCGTGGAGGCCTGGAGCTCGGCCAGATAGCCCGTTCGCTCCAGCACGGCCTCCAGCACGGTGGCCGGGCCGGCGCCGGACTCCACGACCGTACGCAGCTCCTCCAGCAGGTCGTTGAAGCGCCGCACGGCGTTCGTGGAGCGGGCGGCCATGCCGTACGCCTCGTCGACCCGCCGCAGGGCGGCGGCGAAGGAGATCTTCTCCCGCAGCGCCAGCGCGTCGAGCATCGCCTCCGCGCGGTCGCCGATGCCGCGCTTGGGCACGTTCAGGATGCGCCGCAGCGGGACGACGTCCTCGGGGTTGGCGAGCACCCGCAGGTACGCGAGGACGTCGCGGACCTCCTTGCGCTCGTAGAAGCGGACGCCGCCGACGACCTTGTAGGGCAGGCCGACGCGGATGAAGATCTCCTCGAAGACCCGGGACTGGGCGTTGGTGCGGTAGAAGACCGCGACATCGCCGGGCCGGGCGTCCCCGGCATCGGTCAGCCGGTCGATCTCCTCGGCGATGTACTGCGCCTCGTCGTGCTCCTGGTCGGCGACGTAGCCGGTGATGACGGGGCCGTCCCCGGCCTCGGTCCACAGGTTCTTGGGCCTGCGCGAGGCGTTCCGCTCGATGACGGCGTTCGCGGCCGTCAGGATCGTCTGCGTGGAGCGGTAGTTCTGCTCCAGCAGGATCGTGCGGGCCTGCGGATAGTCCTCCTCGAACTGGAGGATGTTGCGGATGGTGGCGCCGCGGAAGGCGTAGATGGACTGGTCAGCGTCACCGACCACGCACAGTTCGGCGGGGTGGTCCTCGGGCCCGCCCGGCCCGACCAGCTCGCGCACCAGGGTGTACTGGGCGTGGTTGGTGTCCTGGTACTCGTCGACGAGGACATGCCGGAAGCGCCGCCGGTAGTGCTCGGCCACGTCCGGGAAGGCCTGGAGCAGGCTGACGGTGGTCATGATGATGTCGTCGAAGTCCAGCGCGTTGGCCTCGCGCAGCCGCGACTGGTACAGGACGTACGCCTCGGCGAGCTTCTTCTCGAAGGGGTTCTCCGCCTGGGCGGCGAAGGTGTCCTCGTCGACCAGCTCGTTCTTGAGGTTGGAGACCTTGGCACTGAAGGACTTCGGCGGGTACTGCTTCGGGTCCAGGTCCAGGTCCCGGCAGACCAGGGCCATCAGCCGCTTGGAGTCGGCGCCGTCGTAGATCGAGAAGCTGGAGGTGAAGCCGAGCCGCTTGCTCTCCCGGCGCAGGATCCGTACGCAGGCGCTGTGGAAGGTCAGCACCCACATCGCGTTCGCGCGGGGGCCGATGAGCTGCTCGACGCGCTCCTTCATCTCGCCGGCGGCCTTGTTGGTGAAGGTGATCGCCAGGATCTCGCCCGGGTGCACATGCCGGGTCGCCAGCAGGTGCGCGATCCGGTGGGTGAGGACGCGGGTCTTGCCGGAGCCGGCGCCCGCGACAATGAGCAGCGGCCCGCCCGCGTGCACGACGGCGGCGCGCTGCTGCTCGTTCAGCCCGTCGAGCAGCGCGGCGGCGTCGATCACCGGGCGGTGGGCGCCGTCACGGTAGTACGCGTCCCGGTCCACGGGCGCGTCGAAACGGCCCCCGAACAGGTCGTCCGGGATCCGCTCCGGGGCGTGGTCCGCCGCATGATCCCCGGCGTGGTCCTCGGGCGGCGGAGGGGGGCCGTCGGAGGGTTCGAGGTCGGCCAGGAAGCTGTCGTCAAAGAGGCTGCTCATCGCCTCCCGAGTCTAGGCCGTGGGACTGACAGCCCCCGCCCGAACCTGTGCGTACATTAAAAGTCACGAATTGGTTTCGGGACAAACCGAACATCAGTCTTCCCAAGCGCCACTTCCGTTGATTACGGTTCCGCATCAGGCGGCCCGCCCTCCCGGCGGCGACCGTGCCGTCACGGGCCGCCTCCGCTGAGTCCGGCGCAAGCCGGAGCCGGGGACCCACGCACGACGACCTTGGGGTGAATCGGTCCGCACGTCCGTCGGATACGGACGTAAGCGACCGTAGGGCGACTTCCGAAGCCCGAACCCGACAGCTAACCCGGTAAGCGGTCGACGGAAGAAGGAGCGGCCGCCTTGGCGACGCACCGCAAGCCCCGTACCGGCATACTCACCGCCCCCGGCCCCAGAGCGGCCGTGGGGCTCACGACCGCCGCACTGGCGACGGTCACCCTGTTCGGCGAGAGCGCGAGCGCGGCCCCGAGCGCCAACAGCACCACGGCCTCCATCAAGCAGGTGCAGGCCCGGGTGAACAAGCTGTACGAGCAGGCCGAGGTCGCCACCGAGAAGTACAACGCCGCCAAGGACAAGGCCGACAAGCAGCGCACCACCGCCGACCAGCTGCTGGACGAGGTCGCCCGCAAGACCGCCAAGCTCAACGCCACCCGCGACACCCTGGGCGCGTACGCCGCCGCCCAGTACCGCAGCGGCGGCCTGGACACCACCACGACGTACCTGCTGGCCAACGACCCGCAGCAGCTCCTGGACAACGCGCACGTGATGGACCGGATGTCCGGCCGCACCGAGGCCGCCCTGGAGACCTTCCGTACGCAGACGATCGAGATCGCCCAGGAGCGCGCCAAGGCCGTCGAGAGCCTGACGAAGCTGGACGACGCCCAGCAGGAGCTCAACAAGCAGAAGAAGGCGGTCCAGCAGAAGCTGACCACCGCGCAGAAGCTCCTGAACACCCTCACCGCCAAGGAGAAGGCCCGGCTCGCGGCCATCCAGAAGGCGGCGGACGCGGCAGCCGCGGCGAAGGCCGCCAGCAGCTCGTCCTCCTCGTCGAGCTCCTCCAGTTCGACGACCACCAGCACCAAGGCCGCCAAGGCCATCGCCTTCGCCCGCGCCCAGCTCGGCAAGCCGTACGTCTACGGAGCCACCGGCCCGAACTCCTACGACTGCTCAGGCCTCACCCAGGCCTCCTGGGCCGCCGCCGGCGTGTCCATCCCCCGCGTGGCCGCCGCCCAGTACAGCTACGGCACCAAGGTCAGCGCCTCCGAGCTCCAGCCGGGCGACCTGGTCTTCTTCTACTCCGGCATCAGCCACGTCGGCCTCTACATCGGCGACGGCCAGATGATCCACGCCCCGCACACCGGCACCGTCGTCAAGATCGCCCCGATCAGCGAGATGCCGATTGCGG is part of the Streptomyces sp. NBC_01262 genome and harbors:
- a CDS encoding DUF5682 family protein; protein product: MTTATTALLGVRHHGPGSARAVRAALDRYEPGIVLIEGPPEADAVVGLAADEGMRPPVALLAHAVDEPSRAGFWPFAEFSPEWTAIRWALAREVPVSFIDLPAAHSLAMREGEDAQEEGAQEKGAEQDVRVDPLAVLAQTAGFDDPERWWEDAVEHRGAEGDPLGAFEALGEAMGALREAYGDGGHPEDAVREAHMRLRIRQAAREHDRVAVVCGAWHVPALAGKTTATADRALLRGLPKVKAEITWVPWTHRRLSRSSGYGAGIASPGWYRHLFTAPDRPVTRWMTKVAGLLREEDLPVSSAHVIEAVRLADTLAAMRGRPLAGLSETTDAVRAVMCDGSDIPLALIRDRLVVGDVLGRVPDGAPAVPLARDLAREQRRLRLKSEAAEREVELDLRKETDAGRSRLLHRLRLLGIGWGELIPSRSGTGTFRETWRLSWEPELAVQVAEAGIWGTTVRSAATAKAEDAAVGATGLAEVTGLAERCLLADLPDALPTVMRVLADRAALDADVAHLAAALPALVRAVRYGDVRGTDSAALEEVARGLAERVCIGLPPACGSLDADGAAEMQGHVRAVHQAVGLLGADELGERWAAVLRGLAERDGSVPGVLRGSATRLLVDGGRIEGEEAERLMGLALSPGSAPQDAAGWVEGFLSGGGMLLVHDERLLGLVDGWLSLVPGSAFDDVLPLLRRTFAGFEQGVRRTLGELVRRGKAPQAGDAAGFGAGLDVARADAVLPTVRLLLDGSVGERGWHD
- a CDS encoding ATP-binding protein — encoded protein: MSVDDTTLRPHAEDAFAHELKALAAADDRPRPARWNLSPWAVATYLLGGVLPDGTVITPKYVGPRRIVEVAVTTLATDRALLLLGVPGTAKTWVSEHLAAAVSGDSTLLVQGTAGTPEEAIRYGWNYAQLLTNGPSRDALVPGPVMRAMAEGRIARVEELTRIPADVQDTLITILSEKTLPIPELGSETQAVRGFNLIATANDRDRGVNDLSSALRRRFNTVVLPLPASVEDEVDIVTRRVGQLGRSLELPALPDGTDEIRRVVTVFRELRGGVTADGRTKVKSPSGTLSTAEAISVVTSGLALAAHFGDGVLRAGDVAAGLLGAVIRDPAADRVVWQEYLETVVRERDGWKDFYRACREVSR
- a CDS encoding SWIM zinc finger family protein, with the translated sequence MAEEGADQLRRWTADQVLALAPDASSRKAGARLAAPAPWSGTGTSGSAVWGLCAGSGGSPYRTVIDMAGPGYKCSCPSRKFPCKHALGLLLLWSGDSVPDAADQNPDWVTEWLDARREREERPAPASAGVADPAAARQRAERRAVRVAAGAAELDRRLADLLRGGLAGAEREGYGQWDEVAARMIDAQAPGLASRVRELGAVVGAGGDWPGRLLEEASLLHLLTQGYTRQDRLPEALAATVRTRVGFTSAAGTDAVRDRWLVLGRHDAADDRLTTRRIWLHGLSAGRPALLLSFGAAGRAPELTLPVGLCLDADLSYHPGARPLRAALGPAHGAPSPGTVPPGTAVGPALSSYGAALADDPWLDAWPVVLTGVVPIPAPTGWQLADADGVDALPLAARATPWQLAAVSGGHPVTVFGELGHRGFQPFTVWGADGVALPL
- a CDS encoding DUF5691 domain-containing protein, producing the protein MTWPELIGTALLGTDRRGGEPTALLATAATETVRRRAGLRPATAAERPAPAQPDSRPALPDAARRRLALLLADRKGAGTGGSRRNAAPNLGELLPQWLAAANARGYGAPPALLPALLDAARARTDLRAEALTLAGPRALWLAGLNPDWRYALRTGAMAPRLDPGVWEEGLFAERVAHLGRLRASDPEAALALLRTTWATERAEDRLMFVDSLREGLSPADEPFLEQALSDRSRNVRATAAELLSALPGSALGARMAGRARSCVSMAGAGERIVVEAPYECDAAMERDGIVPVPPAGRGERAWWFGQLVDATPLAAWRERFGGRTAEQILALPVADEWQSDLHAAWCRAAVRQRDADWARALLGQAPVGDPAKLLSVLPPQERAGWVARFVASNGLSEAFQMLAVCEVPWAGPLGRAVVDALDIARDAGNYPWSFSGVMGLAERCLDPAEADRATPLTAIPDESADATPGAGVYWAEAFQRLVGTLRLRAEMLAELG
- a CDS encoding cobalamin B12-binding domain-containing protein, translating into MGVSGPIRVVVAKPGLDGHDRGAKVIARALRDAGMEVIYTGLHQTPEQIVDTAIQEDADAIGLSVLSGAHMTLFAKVLDLLRERDAADIKVFGGGIIPDADIAPLKALGVAEIFTPGTPTGAAVDWVRANVRQPAEA
- a CDS encoding esterase/lipase family protein, with product MGVLSFGAADRLLRQAAYVRAAAVEIAILTGHLLLYPTGIFQERDAELAEMPRIPAPGPGAHPPVLLMHGFVDNRSVFALLRRSLRRHGWTHVQGLNYSPLTCDIRAAAALLGHHIEQICERTGHSQVDIVGHSLGGLIARYYVQRLGGDRRVRTLVTLGTPHSGTRAAPLLNPHPIIRQMRPDSEIVEELTKPAPGCRTRFVAFWSELDELMIPVETARLDHADLNTRNVHIAGIGHLTMPVHAAVAAGIRQALMGEELASDTVNAA
- the pcrA gene encoding DNA helicase PcrA, with protein sequence MSSLFDDSFLADLEPSDGPPPPPEDHAGDHAADHAPERIPDDLFGGRFDAPVDRDAYYRDGAHRPVIDAAALLDGLNEQQRAAVVHAGGPLLIVAGAGSGKTRVLTHRIAHLLATRHVHPGEILAITFTNKAAGEMKERVEQLIGPRANAMWVLTFHSACVRILRRESKRLGFTSSFSIYDGADSKRLMALVCRDLDLDPKQYPPKSFSAKVSNLKNELVDEDTFAAQAENPFEKKLAEAYVLYQSRLREANALDFDDIIMTTVSLLQAFPDVAEHYRRRFRHVLVDEYQDTNHAQYTLVRELVGPGGPEDHPAELCVVGDADQSIYAFRGATIRNILQFEEDYPQARTILLEQNYRSTQTILTAANAVIERNASRRPKNLWTEAGDGPVITGYVADQEHDEAQYIAEEIDRLTDAGDARPGDVAVFYRTNAQSRVFEEIFIRVGLPYKVVGGVRFYERKEVRDVLAYLRVLANPEDVVPLRRILNVPKRGIGDRAEAMLDALALREKISFAAALRRVDEAYGMAARSTNAVRRFNDLLEELRTVVESGAGPATVLEAVLERTGYLAELQASTDPQDETRVENLQELAAVALEYEQGRTAEAEEGSETPATPGTLADFLERVALVADSDQIPDDEEGGGVITLMTLHTAKGLEFPVVFLTGMEDGVFPHMRALGQTKELEEERRLAYVGITRARERLYVTRSTMRSAWGQPSYNPPSRFLEEIPPALIDWKRTGGSATPSVSSASAAALAASGPSLLARAKAGSSGFATRRPGAKERPVVALTVGDRVTHDSFGLGTVVAVKGAGDTAEATVDFGEEKPKRLLLRYAPVEKL